The sequence below is a genomic window from candidate division WOR-3 bacterium.
GAAATGGCTTTCTATCTCGCTGAGCGATTTGAGAATTGTATCTGTGCTTGCCCCCTCACGAATTGCGTTTCTTATTGAATCGATCTTTGCTGGAATGTCGATCTTGGCGCCGATGAGGCGTGCTGGTTTTCTGGGACTCGGTATCTGGTCTAATTTATTCTCGTCGACAAAGGTAACGACCGTGTTACCAAGTTGGATTTCATCACCATAATCCAATCTTGTCTCGGTTACACGAGCACCATTTACAAATGTTCCGTACCGGCTGTGCTCGTCACGTATGTAGTAGAATATCCCTCTTCTTTCAACGGCGGCATGTGTACGCGACACGTAAATATCGTCGAGTACAATGTCGTTATCCGCGCGGCGTCCGAGGGTGATGCGCGGTTTCTCGAGTTTGACTACTCTTGTATCATCTTCTGCTTTATGGACAAAGAATGTCGCCATACGCTACATACTACTTGTCAGCAGAAGAATCATGGTGTGACATATACGTCGTCGAAGTTAGCCTTGGCTTCTTCGGCGGGGTCGTCGGACTTCAGCCAAAGTCCGGAAATTCCGTCAAGCAAAGGAGAGGATGCGTCATCTAAATTGAACAGTTCAGCATAATCCAGATATACTTCAATATTGTTACCGTGTAGGTGAGCAGCGACAAAATACCAGGTATCCGCCGCAAAATTCATGGTATCGGCGATCGCCATCGGGAGGGGGCTGCCGTCGCGGATTTTCACAACGGATATCGAACTGGTGGTGAACTGCACCAGGTAGTAGTTGTTCGCATCCTGGTACCTTAATACAAGGCCGACCCTCCATGCCCAGCCCGACGAGCCCAGTATCTTGATGTTGGCACCAAACCAGAAATCATCGAGTGTATCCCTGACGGCAGCAAAGGAATACGCGCTGGTTGTAGTGTTATTCGTGGCAGTGTATACCATGGGCGCTGAATGCTGGACAGGTTCGCCATAGTCTTCCTGAATTTGCCAGGTGCCGATCAGTTGGCGGAAACCAAATGGTTCCCCGGTACCGGATTGTTCATTCTCAAAATTGAAGTAAAGTTCCTGGAAATACAAGTCGAACGAATCCATGTGTGTATATGACTTTATCTCCACATCTTCGAAATAAAGTGTGCTGTAAAATTGCGCTTCGGCAACCAGTGTGTAAAGACCCGGATCGACCTCGGCAAACTCGTAGTTACCCTCGAAATCGGTTTGTGTGCTGTACTTGTCTTCATCCCCAATCTTCAACTTAACAGTTGCACCTTCAAGGAAAGCCCCGGTGTGGTCGTAAGCCGTGCCAGCCAGGTAACCCTTGTCCGGGTTGTTCGGGTCATAGGGATTATCCCGCGGCGGCTCCAGACACGCCAGCGTTACCAGAAGCGTTAAGCATACCGTCACTAAAAGTCGTCTCATTTTTCCCTCCGCTAGAATTTAAGGTTGTAGCCGATGCGCACTTGTTCTTCATCGAATGAGCAGATGAAGCCGCGGTCTGATTCGAGCAGCGATGTTCTGACCGATGGCTTGTGGAAGATGATATCATAAAGATTGTAAGCATGCACACCGAGGAATAACAACGCGTTGATCAAAGTAATGTTATGCCATAACTTGTATTCTTCATAGGCATCGTCAAATGCGGTCGAGGGCTGGGTCCAGTAAAGGTCCATGTACTTGTCGTGTTTGTTTTCTCTTATTATCGACGAGCCGAGGGTGCTGACGAGGGTAACGCCGTAGGCGATCATCAATTTTGTGCCCTTGCTCTTTTCGCCGCGGTATATTTGACCCCAGCCGGCAACACAGCACGAACGGATCGTCGCGTCAAAGCCACTGATTTCTCCTTTCCCGGGTGGTGCGGCGGGTTCGGTCGGTTCCACCACTGGCGCAGCGGAAATCTCTGCTTTCGCTTCTTCGAATACCTTTATTATTTTGGGCGAAACCGTGGCGGCGTCCAATTCCATTTCTGGATCAAGCGCCAGTGCTTTCTTGAATTGGGTTTTCGCTGTAGTATGGTCCCCGAATGCAACATAGCTGAAAGCCAGGTACTTGTATGCTTCTACCTGGTCGGCATGCTTTAGCTGTTTCAGGTATCGCAGGGCATTCTCCAGCTCCCTTATTGCAGACTCATATTCACCCGTGTAATAATAATCCTTTGCCTTGTTGAGCATGGTCTCGAGCGAATCCTCCGTAACCGACTGCGAGAACCCGATCTGTATCATCAGGCAACTGAACAGTACTATCCTGACTATCCTTATCATGTCACCTCCTCATTTGCGCGCCAACTCAATAGATCTTCTTAATATCTTGTTTGCTTCGATGACAAATACTTCTTCGTGGGGAACGAAAGAAGGATTAATTAACTTCAAAGTATGCCTTCCAGCAGATAACTGGATAGGCTTGGCGATCGGTGTTGTTTCATAGAACTTCCCGTCTATATATACATCAGCCCACGGTTTCACGCTGATCTTGAGGCTGCCCGCAAACGGTTCGAGTTTGACATCAAGCGAAACGGTTTGCCCGGGTTTGAAATTTACGTTTTTTTGCCAGTCCTGGAAATTCGGATTCTCGAGCTTTATTCTATGGTTACCGGATGTGACCTCGATCGACTTGGCGAGGGGTGTTGTTTCGATGTATTTACCATCTATGTATATCTTTGCCCAGGGGTCAACGTTTACTTTAAAATACGATTTCTGCACGGTGCGCCTCGGTTCTCTTTGTTGTGTTCTCGTCAGATTCACCGAAGCCCTGGCTGTTTGCCCCGACTGTATGACCGGCTTGAACTCGTAGGTTTGATAACCGCTTTTCGTTATTTGGACAGTGTGTTGACCGGTAGTGATCTCGTTTATCGTGCATGGAGTCTGTGACCCCGTGTTCTTACCATCGATTGCTACTGCTGCGCCGCTCGGTTGAGAAGTGATGGTGAGGCTGCCAGTGGATACACGGTCGATGTCCTGTATGAGCTGTGCATCCAACGAAAGGGTGTCGCCTCCCTTGACCGTAACATCCCGTTTATACGGTCGGTAACCAGGCTTTCTTACCTCGATTGTATGTTGACCAGCGGCCACGCTGTCGAGTCGCGACGGAGTGTTCATTTTCAGGTCACTGTCGTCAAGATAGATCGAGCCTGGGGCTGGCCTTGAATCTATGAAAATCGAACCGTACATCAATCCTTGCTTGTCGGTTCCGTAGTTCCTGAAAAAGATAACGGCGAATACGATGACTACGAGCACTGCGGCTGTGATTACAGTGAGCCCGACGGGTAATTTCTTTTGCTGCCCCGGCAATTCTTTGCCTGCGGTCCGGGGGACGGTTTTTCTCTTGCGCCTCAGTTCAGAGAGGTGTGTTCTCACATTCGTGTCCTCAGGATCGAGGTACTGGACCTTCTCGAACTCTTTTATCGCATCTTCGATGTTGCCCTTGCCAAGTGTCATGTAGTGATGTCCGCGTTTTAGATATCTATCTTTAGCTTCCTGTATTTTCTGTTTTGAAATGCGATCCGGCTCGGTGATGAA
It includes:
- a CDS encoding carboxypeptidase regulatory-like domain-containing protein, with the translated sequence MRRLLVTVCLTLLVTLACLEPPRDNPYDPNNPDKGYLAGTAYDHTGAFLEGATVKLKIGDEDKYSTQTDFEGNYEFAEVDPGLYTLVAEAQFYSTLYFEDVEIKSYTHMDSFDLYFQELYFNFENEQSGTGEPFGFRQLIGTWQIQEDYGEPVQHSAPMVYTATNNTTTSAYSFAAVRDTLDDFWFGANIKILGSSGWAWRVGLVLRYQDANNYYLVQFTTSSISVVKIRDGSPLPMAIADTMNFAADTWYFVAAHLHGNNIEVYLDYAELFNLDDASSPLLDGISGLWLKSDDPAEEAKANFDDVYVTP
- a CDS encoding tetratricopeptide repeat protein; the protein is MIRIVRIVLFSCLMIQIGFSQSVTEDSLETMLNKAKDYYYTGEYESAIRELENALRYLKQLKHADQVEAYKYLAFSYVAFGDHTTAKTQFKKALALDPEMELDAATVSPKIIKVFEEAKAEISAAPVVEPTEPAAPPGKGEISGFDATIRSCCVAGWGQIYRGEKSKGTKLMIAYGVTLVSTLGSSIIRENKHDKYMDLYWTQPSTAFDDAYEEYKLWHNITLINALLFLGVHAYNLYDIIFHKPSVRTSLLESDRGFICSFDEEQVRIGYNLKF
- a CDS encoding PEGA domain-containing protein; this encodes MVNRTIKDYEIKELIATGGMAAIYRAIDMRTGNTVAIKILHGHLAQDKDFITRFEREAQAAASLKHQNIIDILGYGEAAGVYYIAMEYVDGKSLKDLINAVKFIPHDIALAIVYEICQGIEHAHQKGVVHRDLKPANILVNKEGRVKITDFGLAQAQDLTSITVTGAIVGTPAYMSPEQAVGKRIDTRSDIFSLGVVIYEMATGTKPFQGESYSSVIHAILTIPAPRPIEANPIVEDTISMIIEKMLQKDADKRYQNISSVSDDVYAFFRKHNIEVPSKKISEFITEPDRISKQKIQEAKDRYLKRGHHYMTLGKGNIEDAIKEFEKVQYLDPEDTNVRTHLSELRRKRKTVPRTAGKELPGQQKKLPVGLTVITAAVLVVIVFAVIFFRNYGTDKQGLMYGSIFIDSRPAPGSIYLDDSDLKMNTPSRLDSVAAGQHTIEVRKPGYRPYKRDVTVKGGDTLSLDAQLIQDIDRVSTGSLTITSQPSGAAVAIDGKNTGSQTPCTINEITTGQHTVQITKSGYQTYEFKPVIQSGQTARASVNLTRTQQREPRRTVQKSYFKVNVDPWAKIYIDGKYIETTPLAKSIEVTSGNHRIKLENPNFQDWQKNVNFKPGQTVSLDVKLEPFAGSLKISVKPWADVYIDGKFYETTPIAKPIQLSAGRHTLKLINPSFVPHEEVFVIEANKILRRSIELARK